Proteins encoded in a region of the Elizabethkingia bruuniana genome:
- the ybeY gene encoding rRNA maturation RNase YbeY: protein MINYFYENVAPVSDEEKRAKWLEQLILEEGKKPGDINYILCDDEYLLEINRQYLDHDYYTDIITFDYCKGKIISGDIFLSLQRVLDNASMLETKQEEELNRVLAHGILHLCGYKDKTEEEQKIMRSKEDYYIEKY from the coding sequence ATGATAAATTATTTTTATGAAAATGTAGCTCCCGTTTCGGATGAAGAAAAGAGAGCAAAATGGTTAGAACAACTGATCCTGGAAGAAGGTAAAAAACCTGGAGATATTAATTATATTTTATGTGATGATGAATATCTTCTGGAGATAAACCGCCAGTATTTAGATCATGATTATTATACTGATATTATTACTTTCGATTATTGTAAAGGCAAAATAATATCCGGTGATATTTTCTTATCTTTGCAGCGCGTTTTAGATAATGCATCCATGCTCGAAACAAAGCAGGAAGAAGAATTAAATCGTGTTTTAGCTCATGGTATTTTACACCTTTGCGGTTATAAAGACAAAACAGAGGAAGAGCAAAAAATAATGCGATCTAAGGAGGATTATTACATAGAAAAATACTAA